A genome region from Candidatus Jidaibacter acanthamoeba includes the following:
- a CDS encoding recombinase family protein: MLIGYARVSKDDNSQTLDLQKDALIQAGVLVDRMYQDYASGKKDDRPGLVSCLKSLQPGNTLVVWKLDRLGRSLNHLINIVEDLRKRDIGFKVLTGQGAQIDTNTPNGRLVFGIFGAIAEYERELIIERTKAGLLSARGRLGGRPRKMDIATLQMAIAAMSNRKSVTQEVAKKLGIKKATLYYYVNGDGSLKEAGEKLLSLG; encoded by the coding sequence CGAGAGTTTCAAAGGATGATAATTCTCAAACATTGGATTTACAAAAAGATGCTTTAATACAAGCAGGAGTATTAGTAGATAGAATGTATCAAGATTATGCTTCAGGTAAAAAAGATGACAGGCCGGGATTAGTTTCATGCCTTAAGTCGTTACAACCGGGAAATACTTTAGTAGTATGGAAATTAGATAGATTAGGCAGGAGCTTAAATCATCTAATAAATATAGTAGAAGACTTAAGAAAGAGAGATATAGGATTCAAAGTATTGACAGGGCAGGGAGCACAGATTGATACTAATACACCTAACGGAAGGTTAGTGTTTGGCATATTTGGAGCTATAGCAGAGTATGAAAGAGAATTGATAATAGAAAGGACTAAAGCTGGTTTATTATCAGCAAGAGGTAGATTAGGAGGTAGGCCACGCAAAATGGATATAGCAACATTACAAATGGCAATAGCTGCTATGTCGAATCGTAAGTCAGTAACCCAAGAGGTTGCAAAGAAACTAGGGATAAAGAAAGCCACTCTATATTATTATGTTAATGGGGATGGTTCCTTGAAAGAAGCTGGGGAAAAGTTATTGAGCTTGGGTTAG